From the Deinococcus sonorensis KR-87 genome, the window GGCATCCTTCACGGTGCCCCCGTAGCCCATCGCCACCAGCAGCTGCACCACCAGCACCTCGAACTGCTGAGGTGAAAGCTGCATCACCTGTGCCAGCAGCTCATCGGCCAGGGCCGTATTGAGTTCACGGTACAGGGCGTCCAGCTGTTCTTCGGGCGAGACCATGCTGAGAGGAGCATCAGACTCAATTGTGGCTTCAGGAGCATTACAACTCCGTTTTTTGAATTCGGAGAATTCTGGGAAGGAATCGAGTGAATGGCTATCGATTTTACCGCCGCTTGATAGCAACATCCTGCCCTTGTCGTTGATTCTGACCATCCCGCGGCTGGGACTGTCGATCACACCTGCTTTCGCAAGATATGTCTTCGCCCAGGAAACCCTGTTATTGAATTGGGTCTGTACGCCGCTCTTGACGGTTTCCAGCAAGTCATCTGCTGAGATATGCATGGATACAGCCAGGAGCACACGCATCTCTTTGACTGAGCGCTCCTGCCCGTCAGCCAGCACCTCCAAAAATGGTCGGAAAAATGCCTGGAAGTTTGGTACAGCCATCTGTTTAGCCTAGCTCATGAGCAAAGCCGCCCCCATCCTGGCGGGCGGCCCTGCTCCATCCACTTGCCTCAGTCGGTCACGGCGCCCTGGGCGGCGCTGCTGACCAGCTTGGCGTACTTGGCCAGCACGCCCCGCTTGTACCGCGGTTCCGGAGCGACCCAGGCGGCGCGGCGGCGGCCGATCTCGTCCTCCGGCACGTGCAGGGTCAGTTCGCAGGTCTCGGCGTTCAGCTCGATGGTGTCGCCTTCCTGCACCAGGGCAATCGGGCCGCCCACGTACGCCTCCGGGGCCACGTGCCCTACCACCAGCCCGTAAGTGCCGCCACTGAAGCGCCCGTCGGTGATCAGGCCCACGCTGTCGCCCAGGCCCTTGCCGATGATGGCGCTGGTGGGGGAGAGCATCTCGCGCATGCCGGGGCCGCCTTTGGGTCCCTCGTAGCGGATGACCAGCACGTCGCCGGCCCGGATCTGATCGGCCATGATGGCGTGCATCGCCTCCTCCTCGCTCTCGAACACGCGGGCCGGGCCGGTGATCTTGATGCTCTTGAGGCCGCTGATCTTGGCCACCGAGCCGTCCGGGGCCAGGTTGCCCCGCAGGATCGCCAGGTGGCCCTGCACGTACAGCGGATCGTCGTAGGCGCGAATCACGTTCTGGCCGGGGTTCGGCTCGTCCGGCTCGTCGGCCAGGTTCTCGGCCACCGTCTTGCCGGTCACGGTGAGGCAGTCGCCGTGCAGCAGGCCCGCCTTCAGCAGCATCTTCATCACGCGCGGAATGCCGCCCACGTCGTGCAGGTCGGTGGCCACGTACTGGCCGCTCGGCTTCAGGTCACAGAACACCGGGGTGCGCTCGCGGATGCGCTCAAAGTCTGCCAGCGTCAGGTCGATGTCGGCGGCGTGCGCAATGGCCATCAGGTGCAGCACGGCGTTGGTGCTGCCGCCCACCGCCATGATCACCGTGATGGCGTTCTCGAAAGCTTCTTTGGTCAGGATGTCGCGCGGCCGGATGTCGGCCTCAATCAGGCGCAGCAGGGCGCGGGCGCTGTCGGCGCTGCTCACGGCCTTCTCAGCGTCCACGGCGCTCATGGTGGACGAATACGGCAGGCTCATGCCCATCGCCTCGAAGGCGCTGCTCATGGTGTTGGCGGTGTACATGCCGCCGCAGCTGCCGTTGCCGGGGCAGGCGTGGCGCTCCACCGCCTCGAACTCCTCGCGGGTGATCTTGCCGGCCCCGAACGACCCCACCGCCTCGAACACGCTGACGATGGTCAGGTCCTTGCCACCGTAGTGCCCCGGCTTGATGGTCCCGCCGTACACGAAGACGGCCGGAATGTTCAGCCGCGCGATGCCGATCATGGCGCCCGGCATGTTCTTGTCGCAGCCGCCCACCACGATCACCCCGTCATGGCTCTGGCCCCGGCTGACCGTCTCGATGCTGTCGGCGATCACCTCGCGGCTCACCAGGCTGCACTTCATGCCCTCGGTGCCCATGCTGATGCCGTCCGACACGGTGATGGTGCCGTACACCTGCGGCATGCCGCCGCCCTCGCGGATGGCCCCGGTGATGTGGTCAGCCAGCTCGCCCAGGCCGTTGTTGCACGGCGTGATGTTGCTCTGGGCGTGTGCCACCCCGATGATCGGCTTCTGGAAGTCGGCGTCCTGAAAGCCCACCGCCCGCAGCATCGCGCGGTTCGGGGCACGCTCGTCACCCTGCGTGACGTGGTGACTGTTCCAGTTCAGCCGGCGGGTCTTGGTGTCGGTCATGCTGTCCAGTCTAGGCGCTGACGGACGGCGAGCCGCCGGGAAGGACAGACAAACAGGGAAGTAAGGAAAGGGGAGCCTCAGCCGGCCGGGACGGGCTGCGGGCGGGCCGCCTGATCCAGCACGAACCGCACCGCCGCGTCCACGTGCAGCGCGGTCGTGTCGAAGACCGGAACCGTGGTGTCGCCCGCCCCCACCAGCAGCATGATCTCGGTGCAGCCCAGCACCATGCCCTGGGCGCCGCGCGCCACCAGACCCTGCATGACCGTCTGATAGAAACTGCGGGCCTCCGGGCGCACCACGTTGCAGCACAGTTCCTCGAAGATGACGCGGTGCACCTCGGCCCGCTCCTCGGCGTCGGGTACCAGCACCTCGATGCCGTGCCGCGCCAGCCGCTCGCGGTAGAAGTCCTGCTCCATGGTGAAGCGGGTGGCCAGCAGGCCCACCCGTGTCAGCCCGGCGGCCCGGATCGCCTCAGCGGTGCTGTCCGCGATGTGCAGCAGCGGAATGCCGGTGGCCGCTTCGATGGCCGGGGCCACCTTGTGCATGGTGTTGGTGGCCACCAGCAGGCAGTCGGCTCCGGCCCGTTCCAGGCCCTGTCCCGCCCGGGCCAGCAGCTCACCCGCCTCATCCCAGCGGCCCGAACGCTGCATCTCCACCACCTCCGCGAAGTTCAGGCTGTGCAGCAGGATCGGCGGCGACTCCAGGCCGCCGCGCTGCGCGGTGACCTGCTCGTTGAGCAGCCGGTAGTACTCGGCCGTGCTGGTCCAGCTCATGCCGCCAATGATCCCGATGGTCTTCATGTGGGCAGTCTAGACCCTAGACAGCGTGCATTGATCAATGAACGCTGGCGTCCGCTCATGTGATGATGCGCTTAAAGATAAGATGACTCATCAGATCAAAGATAAGAGCGACCATTATTTGAGAAGGCATGTAAGGACCTCAGCGCAAGTGTCATGCTTACCCTTGCCGCGGTTCTGCTGCTGACGTAATCTCGGGGGGAGGGTCCGGCTGGGCTGCTCCGGGCTGTCCCGCAGGCGGTGGGCAGACCAGCGGCAGCGTCCGTCCGCCCTGTCCCGTTCAAGGAGATGTTATGACCCCCATACAGGACGATCTGCGCGAGGTGAACATCCGCTTCAGGAGCATGCTGCTGGAGCTGTCCAGCGTGCTGTACCTGCAGGGCATCCGCCGCATCCACTACGGCCTGGATTTCATCGATGACGACAGCCGCCCCAGCGACTACGCCGTGACCGAGTACCTGGACGGCCGCGTCGAGGAGCAGGACCGCTACCCGGAACTGCTGTCGCCCGACGTGTTCGTATGGGGCGTGAAGTACTGTCAGCCATACACCTTCGACGTGGCCAGCGCCCTGCTGCAGCTGGATGAGGCGGGCGGTAGCGTGGAGGTACGTCCGGGCATGACCTGCATGTACCACTCGCAGAAGCGGCGCCTGCGGCTGGAACTGGAGGCCGAGCAGGATCTGAGCGGCCTGTGCTTCGGTTACCACGACGATTTTGACGAGGCGTTCACCCCGCTGCGCGATCAGGGCATCACGGCGGTGTATTTCGGAGTCAACCGCGACGGCGACCGCTACCCGCTGGCCGACTGGGTGTACGTGGCGCGTCAGGGCCAGCCGGGCACCCGCCCCGCCCCGGAGCACCGCGCCGCGCTGGAGCAGATCCGCGAGGTAATCGAGCTACTGCCACGCTACGGCGCTTTCTACGTGGACACCGCCCAGCTGGTGATTCTGGACGCGCCGCCCGGGCAGGGCGGACTGGTGACCTCTTCGGACACCCAGGCCAGCGCCTGGCACACCGAGCAGCAGCGCCAGGCGCTGGAGCGGCAGCACACGGCCGGGCCGCGCTGACGCTCAGTACACCTGCGTGACGTGCACCACGTCGGAGCGCTCCATCAGGTGGCCCCACACCGCCCGCCAGGCGGAGAAGCGCTCCGACTCGCGGAACGTGACGGTGTGCGCCTCCAGCGTTTCCCACCAGATCATCAGCGTGAAGGTGTCGGGGTGTTCCACCCCCCGGTGCAGCTCGTGGCGGATGTAGCCGGGCGTGCTGGCCACGATGGGAAAGGCGTCGGGCATCACTGAGATGAAGGCGTCCGCGTTGCCAGGCTTGAGCGTGATGGTGGCGAGTTCGAGGATCATGGGACCGGTTATACCGTGCCCTGCGTGACCTGCCGCGACTTGCCCAGGCCCGCCACGATCTGGTTGCTGATGCGCAGCCACGCGCGGGCGCTGGCCGCCACCACGTCGGTGTCCACCCCGGTGCCGTGCAGGCTGGTCTCGTTGTGGCGGGCGGTGATGCTCACCTCGCCCAGCGCCTCGGCCCCCTTCGTGACCGCCTGCACCCGGTAGATTTCCAGCTGCGGCGCGATGCCGGTGGCGGCGTTGATCGCGTGGAAGATGGCCTCCACCCCGCCGTCGCCGGTGGCGGTCGCCTCGCGCACGCCCTCGGGGGTGCTCAGACGCACGTAGGCCAGCGGCTGCATGTCGCTGCCGCTGCTCACCTGGAAGCGCTCGAGGCCGAACGCCTGCGGCACGTCGGTGCGGGCGTCCACCAGGGCCCGCAGGTCATCGGCAAAGATCTGCCCCTTGCGGTCGGCCAGATCCTTGAAGCGGGTGAACAGGTCGCCGATGCGCTCCTCCGGCACCGTGTAGCCCAGTTCGGTCAGCGCCTTGCGGAAGGCGGCCCGGCCGCTGTGCTTGCCCATCACCAGCACGGCGGCCTCGCGGCCCACCAGCTCGGCGTTCATGATCTCGTAGGTCTCGCGCGCCTTGATCACGCCGTCCTGGTGGATGCCGCTCTCGTGCGCGAAGGCGTTGTCACCGACAATGGCCTTGTTCGGCTGCACCGGCATGCCGCTCAGGCGGCTGACCATTCGGGAGCTGCGGTACAGCTCGCGGGTGCGGATGCCGGTCTCGAAGTGGTACACGTCGCGGCGGGTGTGGAAGGCCATCACGATTTCTTCCAGGCTGGCATTGCCGGCCCGCTCCCCGATGCCGTTCACAGTGCATTCGATCTGCCGGGCGCCGCCCTCGGCCGCCGCGATGCTGTTGGCCACCGCCATGCCCAGGTCGTCGTGGCAGTGGGCGCTCAGGTACACGTGCTCCGGCAGCTCGCCCTTCAGGAAAGCGAACAGGGCGCGCATCTCGTCGGGGGTGGTGTAGCCCACCGTGTCCGGCACGTTGATGGTGGTGGCGCCCGCCTCCACCACGGCCTTGAAGATGCGCGCCAGGAACGGCCACTCGCTGCGGGTGGCGTCCTCGGCCGAGAACTCCACGTCGTCCACGAAGCTGCGCGCCAGCGTGACCGCCTGCACCGCCCGTTCCACCACCGCGTCCGGTTCCAGGTTCAGCTTCTTGGCCATGTGAATCGGGCTGGTGGCGATGAAGGTGTGGATGCGCGGCCGCTCGGCGTCCTCCACGCCCCGGGCAGCGGCCTCCACGTCGGCGCGGCCGGCGCGGGCCAGCCCGGTGATGATCGGGCCGCGCACCTCGCGGGCGATGCGCTGCACGCCCTCCAGGTCGCCGGGCGAGGCGATGGGGAAGCCCGCCTCGATCACGTCCACGCCCAGCCGGGCCAGCTGATGGGCAATCTCCAGCTTCTGCTGGTGGTTCAGGGCCACGCCGGGGCTCTGCTCACCGTCACGCAGGGTGGTGTCGAAGATGCGGATGGGCTGGATACGGCTGGCTTCGGTCATGGTGGTGGCTCCTGTGACGAGAGGCGAAACAACAAGACCCCCGGAGGCTTGCGGCACTCCGGGGGTGGGTGTGGCGACGCTGCTCTGACGCCCTACTCCCTCCGGAGTGGCGTAAGAAGAAGCGAGCGGAAACCGTTCATTGCCTCAGACTGTACGGGCTGCGGTGCCGGCCGGTCAAGGGGACCGGGCTAGACCGGCTGCGGTCACCGGACCGGCCGGATGGCCCAGGCCTGGACATCCAGCCGCCGGCTGTACAGCAGATGCGGCGCGCCTTCCAGCGCCACGCCCAGCGGCTCCGCCAGCGTGTTCACGCGGAGCTCGGCCTCGGCGCGCTGCAGCGGCCAGGGGACGTGATGGATGTGGCCCCGGTAGACCCGCCCCTGCCGGTCGGCGCTGTACAGGGCCAGCCGCCGGGTCAGAAAGTCCTCCAGCGTGCCGCGCTCCGCCTCGAAGGCGGGCCCGACGGGTCGGTAGGCGGCGGCGAACTGGCCGGCCGGGGCCCCTCGGTGGGTGCGCTGACTGGCATACGCCAGCACGTCGCCGCGGCGCTCCAGCTGCATCCGGGCGTCAAAGTACGGCAGGTGGAACAGCGACCGCGCCAGCCGCACGGCCAGCGGCTGGGCCGCGTCCAGGCTGTAGAACCACACTCCCGGCACGCCGCCGGCGGTCACGTAGGTGCGCAGATTCAGCTCTGGAAACGCCGACACGCCCGGCACGTCCACCGTGCCGCGTGGCCGCACGCCCGCCATCCGGAACGGCACCACGCCCAGGTAGGCCTGCCCATCGTAGGTGTCAAGGGTCAGGCCCGCCGGCAGCTGGGGCCGCAGCACCGCCGGGTCCACGGCCCAGTGCATGAAGCACAGCTCCAGCCAGCGCATCTGCAGCACCCAGGGTCCGGACGGCAGGGGCGTCATGCGGCGAGTGTAGCAGGGGAGGGCGGGGCACAAAACACGGCCCTCCCTATGTGGGAGGGCCGTGTTTTGTGCCTGGCTTCAGCGCTTGCTGAACTGAGGAGCGCGGCGGGCCTTCTTGAGGCCGAACTTCTTGCGCTCCACCTCGCGCGGGTCGCGGGTCAGCAGACCGCGCGGCTTCAGCTGCTGGCGGTAGTCGGGGTTGATCTTGAGCAGCGCACGGGCGATGCCCAGCTTGATCGCGTCGGCCTGACCGGTGGGGCCACCGCCCAGCACCGTGATCACGGCGTCGTAGCGGCCCAGGGTGCCGGTCTCACGGAAGCCCTGCAGCGCGTGCACGGCGCGCACCACGCCACGGAAGTACTGCTGGAATTCCTTGCCGTTCACCACGATGCGGCCCTCGCCAGGGCGCAGGAAGACGCGGGCCACGGCGGTCTTGCGGCGGCCGGTTCCGTAGTACTGTTCCATTATTTGATCTCCAGGGTCTGGGGCTGCTGGGCGACGTGCGGGTGCTGGGTCCCGGCGTACACCTTCAGGCGGGTGTGCAGGGCGCGGCCCAGACGACCCTTGGGCAGCATGCCGAACACCGCGTGCTCAATGACGCGCTCCGGGTGCTTGTCGAGCGCCACGCGGGCGGTTTCCTTCTTGAGGCCGCCCTGGTAGCCGGTGTAGCGGGTGTAGACCTTCTGGTCCAGCTTCTTGCCGGTCAGGGCGACCT encodes:
- the ilvD gene encoding dihydroxy-acid dehydratase, translating into MTDTKTRRLNWNSHHVTQGDERAPNRAMLRAVGFQDADFQKPIIGVAHAQSNITPCNNGLGELADHITGAIREGGGMPQVYGTITVSDGISMGTEGMKCSLVSREVIADSIETVSRGQSHDGVIVVGGCDKNMPGAMIGIARLNIPAVFVYGGTIKPGHYGGKDLTIVSVFEAVGSFGAGKITREEFEAVERHACPGNGSCGGMYTANTMSSAFEAMGMSLPYSSTMSAVDAEKAVSSADSARALLRLIEADIRPRDILTKEAFENAITVIMAVGGSTNAVLHLMAIAHAADIDLTLADFERIRERTPVFCDLKPSGQYVATDLHDVGGIPRVMKMLLKAGLLHGDCLTVTGKTVAENLADEPDEPNPGQNVIRAYDDPLYVQGHLAILRGNLAPDGSVAKISGLKSIKITGPARVFESEEEAMHAIMADQIRAGDVLVIRYEGPKGGPGMREMLSPTSAIIGKGLGDSVGLITDGRFSGGTYGLVVGHVAPEAYVGGPIALVQEGDTIELNAETCELTLHVPEDEIGRRRAAWVAPEPRYKRGVLAKYAKLVSSAAQGAVTD
- a CDS encoding aspartate/glutamate racemase family protein, whose translation is MKTIGIIGGMSWTSTAEYYRLLNEQVTAQRGGLESPPILLHSLNFAEVVEMQRSGRWDEAGELLARAGQGLERAGADCLLVATNTMHKVAPAIEAATGIPLLHIADSTAEAIRAAGLTRVGLLATRFTMEQDFYRERLARHGIEVLVPDAEERAEVHRVIFEELCCNVVRPEARSFYQTVMQGLVARGAQGMVLGCTEIMLLVGAGDTTVPVFDTTALHVDAAVRFVLDQAARPQPVPAG
- a CDS encoding antibiotic biosynthesis monooxygenase family protein; translation: MILELATITLKPGNADAFISVMPDAFPIVASTPGYIRHELHRGVEHPDTFTLMIWWETLEAHTVTFRESERFSAWRAVWGHLMERSDVVHVTQVY
- a CDS encoding 2-isopropylmalate synthase translates to MTEASRIQPIRIFDTTLRDGEQSPGVALNHQQKLEIAHQLARLGVDVIEAGFPIASPGDLEGVQRIAREVRGPIITGLARAGRADVEAAARGVEDAERPRIHTFIATSPIHMAKKLNLEPDAVVERAVQAVTLARSFVDDVEFSAEDATRSEWPFLARIFKAVVEAGATTINVPDTVGYTTPDEMRALFAFLKGELPEHVYLSAHCHDDLGMAVANSIAAAEGGARQIECTVNGIGERAGNASLEEIVMAFHTRRDVYHFETGIRTRELYRSSRMVSRLSGMPVQPNKAIVGDNAFAHESGIHQDGVIKARETYEIMNAELVGREAAVLVMGKHSGRAAFRKALTELGYTVPEERIGDLFTRFKDLADRKGQIFADDLRALVDARTDVPQAFGLERFQVSSGSDMQPLAYVRLSTPEGVREATATGDGGVEAIFHAINAATGIAPQLEIYRVQAVTKGAEALGEVSITARHNETSLHGTGVDTDVVAASARAWLRISNQIVAGLGKSRQVTQGTV
- a CDS encoding YqjF family protein, translating into MTPLPSGPWVLQMRWLELCFMHWAVDPAVLRPQLPAGLTLDTYDGQAYLGVVPFRMAGVRPRGTVDVPGVSAFPELNLRTYVTAGGVPGVWFYSLDAAQPLAVRLARSLFHLPYFDARMQLERRGDVLAYASQRTHRGAPAGQFAAAYRPVGPAFEAERGTLEDFLTRRLALYSADRQGRVYRGHIHHVPWPLQRAEAELRVNTLAEPLGVALEGAPHLLYSRRLDVQAWAIRPVR
- the rpsI gene encoding 30S ribosomal protein S9 produces the protein MEQYYGTGRRKTAVARVFLRPGEGRIVVNGKEFQQYFRGVVRAVHALQGFRETGTLGRYDAVITVLGGGPTGQADAIKLGIARALLKINPDYRQQLKPRGLLTRDPREVERKKFGLKKARRAPQFSKR
- the rplM gene encoding 50S ribosomal protein L13, producing MKTYVPVITDKEQTWVVVDAANVPLGRLATVVASHIRGKHRPDFTPNVAMGDYVVVVNAEKVALTGKKLDQKVYTRYTGYQGGLKKETARVALDKHPERVIEHAVFGMLPKGRLGRALHTRLKVYAGTQHPHVAQQPQTLEIK